In the genome of Halapricum salinum, one region contains:
- a CDS encoding M48 family metalloprotease, whose product MGLESTSKGWRETLATVLLAVVAIGLLGFVFWIFRTGIELVVATGATPLAIGVAGSIAVLGFVLGRSGGLSVGLRITAYLAAIASVSLLFVGFVWLLAVVLVGLTLGVATGFTVANALALGMGGLAAFVLLGAILHGDTAESWALNLRMVAAIVLLSLCSIVFFALVWTAVLLVGMIVFPGDLAAVLATVVATAVIVWAVSRETGQSALEERADARTVSAEEYPELHDRVTRVATQLGVPVPTIALSDRDAPEAMAVGFRPSTAHLVLSTGTLDALDGEQLDAVLAHELAHVKNRDAMVMTLVSTPVVVLDGIRAKLLGNLERSDGTYNGLSETELWGDDEQWRITEPGPIEQRLSNPRVGVLAWLAAAVGGWIAIVTFRDGETDSREGLLVRLVVAVFVLALLVTWLASRAIVAVFSRAREIVADRTAAEVTGSPAALVSALQALDDQIEAAPTRDLRQVSSVSSLSIIPLDRGVLAVTHGQTEAPDLVQRLRQKLFGTHPTTESRIRKLEAMDAEQEAA is encoded by the coding sequence ATGGGGTTGGAATCGACGTCCAAGGGGTGGAGAGAGACGCTTGCGACGGTCTTGCTCGCGGTCGTGGCGATCGGATTACTCGGATTCGTGTTCTGGATATTTCGGACCGGTATCGAGTTGGTCGTGGCTACGGGTGCGACGCCGCTGGCGATCGGGGTAGCCGGCTCGATCGCGGTACTGGGGTTCGTACTCGGGCGTTCGGGCGGTCTCTCCGTGGGGCTACGAATCACCGCCTACCTGGCGGCGATCGCGTCGGTGTCGCTGCTGTTCGTCGGGTTCGTCTGGCTGCTCGCGGTCGTTCTGGTCGGGCTCACGCTCGGTGTCGCGACGGGATTCACGGTCGCCAACGCCCTCGCGCTCGGGATGGGCGGGCTGGCCGCGTTCGTCCTCCTCGGTGCGATCCTCCACGGCGATACCGCCGAGAGCTGGGCGCTGAACCTCCGCATGGTCGCCGCCATCGTACTGCTGTCGTTGTGTTCGATCGTGTTCTTCGCGCTCGTCTGGACCGCCGTGCTCCTGGTGGGGATGATCGTCTTCCCGGGCGACCTGGCCGCCGTGCTTGCGACGGTGGTCGCGACTGCGGTCATCGTCTGGGCCGTCTCCCGGGAGACGGGTCAGTCAGCACTGGAAGAACGGGCTGACGCGCGCACCGTCTCTGCCGAGGAGTATCCGGAACTCCACGATCGGGTCACGCGGGTCGCGACCCAGCTCGGAGTGCCGGTTCCGACAATCGCGCTCTCTGATCGCGACGCACCGGAGGCGATGGCCGTCGGCTTCAGACCGTCGACGGCACACCTCGTGCTCTCGACGGGGACGCTCGACGCCCTCGACGGCGAGCAACTCGACGCCGTTCTGGCGCACGAACTCGCCCACGTCAAGAACCGCGACGCGATGGTGATGACGCTGGTCTCGACACCAGTCGTCGTGCTCGATGGCATTCGGGCGAAGCTGCTCGGGAATCTTGAACGCTCGGACGGGACGTACAACGGATTGAGCGAGACCGAACTCTGGGGCGACGACGAACAGTGGCGCATCACCGAGCCCGGTCCGATCGAGCAGCGACTCTCGAATCCACGCGTGGGCGTCCTCGCCTGGCTGGCGGCGGCGGTCGGCGGCTGGATCGCGATCGTCACGTTCCGTGATGGTGAGACAGACAGTCGTGAGGGCTTGCTGGTGCGGCTCGTCGTGGCCGTGTTCGTCCTCGCGCTGCTGGTGACGTGGTTGGCGAGCCGCGCCATCGTCGCGGTGTTCTCTCGTGCTCGTGAGATCGTCGCCGATCGAACGGCTGCGGAGGTGACGGGATCGCCCGCGGCCCTCGTGAGCGCGTTGCAGGCTCTCGACGACCAGATCGAGGCCGCGCCGACCCGGGACCTTCGGCAGGTGTCGAGCGTCTCATCGCTGTCGATCATCCCGCTGGATCGGGGTGTGCTGGCTGTCACCCACGGCCAGACCGAAGCCCCGGACCTCGTCCAGCGTCTGCGGCAGAAACTGTTCGGGACCCATCCGACGACCGAGTCACGGATCCGGAAGCTGGAAGCGATGGATGCCGAGCAAGAAGCCGCGTGA
- a CDS encoding HTH domain-containing protein → MSRISKRTSETIEPESSEGVTVQVWARRPVCGARASVIDRLGRLQSEGIIEEFEVQTWPEEVVLDDGDEPIPRLVEHLEEWASEQGVSLRPPFERRTVSPLIGESREVLTLPMLTLVVYADGLAGVYPCSDGDRTVTVEAFLDQCETKGEAVVDPGV, encoded by the coding sequence ATGAGCCGAATATCAAAACGGACGTCAGAAACAATCGAGCCGGAGTCGAGCGAGGGAGTGACCGTGCAGGTGTGGGCCAGACGGCCAGTCTGTGGTGCACGAGCGAGCGTCATCGATCGACTGGGCCGCCTCCAGTCTGAGGGTATCATCGAGGAATTCGAAGTCCAGACCTGGCCCGAGGAAGTCGTCCTCGACGACGGAGACGAGCCGATTCCACGGCTCGTCGAGCACCTCGAAGAGTGGGCGAGCGAGCAGGGAGTGAGCCTCAGGCCCCCGTTCGAGCGCCGGACGGTCTCGCCACTGATCGGCGAGTCACGTGAGGTACTGACACTGCCGATGCTAACGCTGGTCGTCTACGCGGACGGGCTAGCGGGCGTCTACCCGTGTTCAGACGGCGATCGGACGGTGACCGTCGAAGCGTTTCTGGATCAATGTGAAACGAAGGGAGAAGCTGTCGTCGATCCGGGCGTGTAG
- a CDS encoding glycosyltransferase family 39 protein, producing MGDRAETGQSNEPDSQSAAGRDSRSRSARVRGHWARLLDRVGGVVRQLERADWAVLALLVVAAVLRLYRLGEESVWLDEALTWYRVTEQYTTVEILFVLPLEDVHPPLYFLLMDLWTSVAGASESALRFPSVVFGVTSVGLLYLFGVKVFDRSTGAIAAALLAVSSFHLYYAQEARMYTLMTALTVVSFYFFVDIADEESHGRLSVLGYLVSTVLLAYTHLFGTFIVLAQNAYLLSRVALSGGTVPVIGRVGTTATSLRGWLRVQALLALMVAPWWVALTVRLPTISAGGCTGITWIPESTPAGAVSILKRYFYYCGAPETVSPIPAEAFLLVMVLAGGLVVAGLFAAGDGRPGSGELLLLVWLLTPIVVPFVLSHVVAPIMVARYTIGASLALFLLVGRGVQTLRPYAPAAVRVALVGVLLLGLVAPLSGYYESDQKRQWRDAVESIESSGDRGDLVLVTKSHLVPTYQYYARRPPDTVVGMERLATRETVSEAVGDRGSVWVVRSWTGRTTLGDHLRSLNYTAVETVRSQGIYARRFVRVSGQNQASRQAYSSEKTATVRSAS from the coding sequence ATGGGAGACCGCGCCGAAACCGGCCAGTCGAACGAGCCCGATAGCCAGTCAGCCGCCGGTCGGGACAGCCGGTCCCGGTCGGCGCGAGTGCGCGGCCACTGGGCAAGGCTGCTCGATCGCGTCGGTGGTGTCGTGAGACAGCTGGAGCGGGCTGACTGGGCAGTCCTCGCGCTTCTGGTCGTCGCCGCCGTGCTTCGTCTCTATCGCCTGGGCGAGGAGAGTGTCTGGCTCGACGAGGCGCTGACCTGGTACCGCGTCACCGAGCAGTACACCACAGTCGAGATACTGTTCGTCCTGCCGCTCGAGGACGTCCATCCGCCGCTGTACTTTCTCTTGATGGACCTATGGACGTCGGTCGCCGGTGCGTCCGAGAGCGCGCTCCGGTTCCCCTCCGTAGTGTTCGGCGTCACGTCGGTCGGACTGCTGTACCTGTTCGGCGTGAAGGTGTTCGATCGGTCGACGGGCGCGATTGCGGCCGCCCTGCTCGCCGTCTCGTCGTTTCACCTCTACTACGCACAGGAAGCACGGATGTACACGCTGATGACGGCACTGACTGTCGTCTCGTTCTACTTCTTCGTCGATATCGCGGACGAGGAGTCACACGGCCGGCTGTCGGTCCTCGGTTACCTCGTCTCGACGGTGTTACTCGCGTACACCCACCTGTTCGGGACGTTCATCGTGCTCGCCCAGAACGCGTACCTCCTCTCGCGCGTGGCGCTGTCGGGTGGGACCGTGCCGGTGATCGGTCGGGTCGGCACGACAGCGACGTCGTTACGGGGCTGGCTCCGCGTCCAGGCGCTGCTGGCGCTGATGGTCGCTCCATGGTGGGTGGCACTCACGGTCCGGTTGCCGACCATATCGGCGGGTGGATGTACGGGGATCACCTGGATCCCGGAATCCACGCCAGCCGGCGCCGTGTCGATTCTCAAGCGGTACTTCTACTACTGTGGGGCCCCGGAGACGGTGAGCCCGATCCCGGCGGAGGCGTTCCTCCTCGTGATGGTGCTGGCCGGCGGACTCGTAGTAGCCGGCCTGTTCGCGGCCGGCGATGGCCGGCCCGGGTCGGGAGAACTCCTCCTCCTGGTGTGGTTGCTGACGCCTATCGTCGTCCCGTTCGTCCTCTCGCACGTGGTCGCGCCGATCATGGTGGCTCGGTACACCATCGGCGCGTCGCTGGCGCTGTTCTTGCTCGTCGGGCGAGGCGTACAGACACTCCGGCCGTACGCGCCCGCCGCCGTCCGGGTCGCACTGGTCGGCGTGCTACTCCTGGGATTGGTCGCTCCGCTGTCGGGCTACTACGAGTCCGATCAGAAGCGCCAGTGGCGTGACGCCGTCGAATCGATCGAATCGTCGGGCGATCGGGGTGATCTCGTGCTCGTCACCAAGTCACACCTCGTCCCGACCTACCAGTACTACGCCCGCCGCCCACCGGACACCGTCGTCGGGATGGAGCGTCTCGCGACCCGCGAGACCGTCAGCGAGGCGGTCGGCGATCGCGGAAGCGTCTGGGTCGTTCGCTCCTGGACCGGGCGGACGACGCTCGGCGACCACCTCCGATCGCTGAACTACACAGCCGTCGAAACGGTGCGTTCACAGGGGATCTATGCTCGACGATTCGTTCGCGTGTCCGGACAGAATCAGGCCAGCCGCCAGGCGTACTCGTCGGAGAAGACGGCCACAGTGCGATCGGCAAGCTGA